From the genome of Bacteroides sp. MSB163, one region includes:
- a CDS encoding HU family DNA-binding protein, translating to MPHYIMKEMPDMQDTGEQTTYPQMVMTGQTSTRELAEYIAMKCAFSKGVTEGVICELGEALAHEMGMGRSVKIEGLGIFTPALTLRPDKEREGMGENATKRNAQSIRVGGVNFRVDKDLIRETNGWCDLKRAPWKPVRSSRKYTAEQRLALAKAYLEEHPYLTVSDYRQLTGLLQTAATTELRKWAHTSGTGIETSGRGNHKVYVKSEGN from the coding sequence ATGCCCCACTACATAATGAAAGAAATGCCCGATATGCAAGACACAGGCGAACAGACCACCTACCCGCAAATGGTGATGACAGGACAGACCAGTACACGAGAACTAGCCGAATACATCGCCATGAAATGCGCCTTCTCCAAAGGAGTGACTGAGGGAGTAATCTGCGAACTGGGCGAAGCACTTGCCCACGAAATGGGCATGGGACGCTCCGTAAAAATAGAAGGTCTGGGTATATTTACCCCGGCACTGACCCTGCGCCCGGACAAGGAACGGGAAGGGATGGGAGAAAATGCAACGAAACGAAACGCACAAAGCATTCGTGTGGGTGGAGTGAACTTCCGCGTAGACAAAGACCTGATAAGAGAAACCAACGGTTGGTGCGACCTTAAACGCGCTCCCTGGAAGCCCGTACGCTCCTCGCGGAAATATACCGCCGAACAACGCCTGGCACTGGCGAAAGCTTATCTGGAAGAACATCCTTACCTCACCGTATCGGACTACCGCCAACTGACGGGATTGCTACAAACCGCTGCCACCACCGAACTGCGCAAATGGGCGCATACATCGGGCACTGGCATCGAGACCAGCGGAAGAGGCAATCATAAAGTGTATGTGAAAAGTGAAGGAAATTGA
- the trpS gene encoding tryptophan--tRNA ligase, with product MTKEKIILTGDRPTGRLHIGHYVGSLRRRVELQNSGLYDKIFVFIADAQALTDNVDNPEKVRQNVIEVALDYLACGLDPAKSTIFIQSQIAELCELSFYFMNMVTVSRLQRNPTVKAEIQLRNFDASIPVGFFTYPISQTADIAAFKATTVPVGEDQEPMLEQAREIVRRFNYIYGETLVEPEILLPDNAACLRLPGTDGKAKMSKSLGNCIYLSDSADEVQKKVKGMYTDPDHLRVQDPGKVEGNPVFTYLDAFCRPEHFGLYLPEYPNLDELKAHYQRGGLGDMKVKGFLNSIMQETLEPIRNRRKEFEKDIPAIYDMLKKGCDAAREVAAATLDDVRKAMKINYFDDAELIAEQVKKFSGE from the coding sequence ATGACCAAAGAGAAAATCATCCTCACGGGCGACCGCCCTACAGGACGCCTGCATATAGGACATTATGTAGGCTCATTAAGAAGAAGAGTAGAGTTGCAGAACTCCGGTTTGTATGACAAGATATTTGTTTTCATAGCCGATGCACAAGCATTGACGGACAATGTGGACAACCCGGAAAAGGTACGTCAGAATGTTATCGAAGTGGCGCTTGACTATCTGGCATGCGGACTGGATCCGGCAAAAAGCACCATCTTCATCCAATCTCAGATTGCCGAACTGTGCGAATTGAGTTTTTACTTCATGAATATGGTGACCGTAAGCCGCCTGCAACGCAATCCCACAGTAAAAGCGGAAATTCAGTTGCGCAACTTCGATGCCAGCATCCCGGTAGGTTTCTTCACCTACCCCATCAGCCAGACTGCGGACATTGCCGCTTTTAAGGCAACAACTGTCCCTGTGGGCGAAGACCAGGAACCAATGCTGGAACAGGCACGCGAAATAGTTCGCCGCTTCAACTATATTTATGGTGAAACATTGGTTGAGCCGGAAATCCTTCTGCCCGACAACGCCGCCTGCCTGCGCCTGCCCGGAACAGATGGAAAAGCCAAGATGAGTAAGAGCCTGGGAAACTGCATCTACCTCTCCGACTCTGCCGACGAAGTACAGAAAAAAGTGAAAGGTATGTATACCGATCCCGACCACTTGCGTGTACAAGACCCGGGTAAAGTAGAAGGCAATCCTGTATTTACTTATCTGGACGCTTTCTGCCGTCCCGAACACTTCGGTCTTTACCTGCCCGAATATCCGAACCTCGATGAACTGAAAGCACATTATCAGCGTGGCGGTCTGGGCGATATGAAGGTGAAAGGATTCCTTAACTCCATCATGCAGGAGACGCTGGAACCGATCCGCAATCGTCGCAAAGAATTTGAAAAAGACATTCCTGCCATCTATGATATGCTGAAAAAAGGTTGCGACGCTGCACGCGAAGTTGCCGCCGCTACATTGGATGATGTACGCAAAGCGATGAAGATTAACTACTTCGACGATGCGGAACTGATAGCAGAACAAGTGAAGAAATTCAGCGGAGAATAA
- the purB gene encoding adenylosuccinate lyase, with amino-acid sequence MELDLLTAISPIDGRYRGKTDALAAYFSEFALIKYRVQVEVEYFITLCELPLPQLKGVDKNVFETLRNIYRNFSEADAQRIKDIEGVTNHDVKAVEYFLKEEFDKMGGMDDYKEFIHFGLTSQDINNTSVPLSIKEALEQVYYPQIEELIAQLRTYAEEWTAIPMLAKTHGQPASPTRLGKEVMVFVYRLERQLAILKSCPLTAKFGGATGNYNAHHVAYPEFDWKAFGNRFVAEKLGLEREEYTTQISNYDNLSAVFDAMKRINTVMIDMNRDFWQYISMEYFKQKIKAGEVGSSAMPHKVNPIDFENAEGNLGVASAILEHLSVKLPVSRLQRDLTDSTVLRNVGVPFGHIVIAIQSSLKGLRKLLLNETAIYRDLDNCWSVVAEAIQTILRREAYPHPYEALKALTRTNQAITEASIKEFIEGLNVDEEIKKELRVITPHTYTGI; translated from the coding sequence ATGGAACTTGATTTACTTACTGCTATCTCTCCGATTGATGGTCGATACAGAGGAAAAACAGATGCTTTGGCAGCTTACTTCTCGGAATTTGCCTTGATAAAATACCGTGTGCAAGTGGAAGTGGAATACTTCATTACCTTGTGCGAATTGCCTTTGCCGCAATTAAAAGGCGTAGACAAAAACGTATTTGAAACATTAAGAAATATCTATCGTAACTTCTCTGAAGCTGACGCGCAGCGTATCAAAGATATTGAGGGCGTAACGAACCATGATGTAAAAGCCGTAGAATACTTCCTGAAAGAAGAGTTTGATAAAATGGGTGGAATGGATGACTACAAAGAGTTTATTCATTTCGGACTGACTTCACAGGATATCAATAATACTTCCGTTCCTTTGTCTATCAAAGAGGCTTTGGAACAGGTTTATTATCCGCAAATAGAGGAACTGATTGCGCAGCTTCGTACGTATGCGGAAGAATGGACGGCTATTCCTATGCTTGCCAAGACACACGGTCAACCGGCTTCACCCACTCGCTTGGGAAAAGAGGTAATGGTATTTGTATATCGTCTTGAACGCCAGCTGGCTATTTTGAAGTCTTGTCCGCTTACTGCCAAGTTCGGTGGTGCTACCGGAAATTACAATGCGCATCATGTGGCTTATCCGGAGTTCGACTGGAAAGCATTTGGTAACCGGTTTGTTGCTGAAAAACTGGGTTTGGAACGTGAAGAATATACTACGCAGATTTCTAATTATGATAATCTGTCTGCTGTATTTGATGCTATGAAGCGTATAAATACGGTAATGATCGATATGAACCGTGACTTCTGGCAATATATTTCCATGGAATATTTCAAGCAGAAGATTAAAGCCGGTGAAGTAGGTTCCAGCGCCATGCCGCACAAAGTGAATCCGATTGACTTTGAAAATGCGGAAGGTAATCTGGGTGTGGCAAGTGCCATCCTGGAACATCTGTCGGTGAAACTGCCTGTGTCCCGCTTACAACGTGACCTGACGGATTCTACCGTATTGCGTAACGTAGGCGTTCCCTTCGGGCATATCGTAATTGCCATTCAGAGCTCATTGAAAGGCTTGCGTAAATTGTTGCTGAACGAAACGGCTATCTATCGCGATCTGGATAATTGCTGGAGCGTGGTAGCTGAGGCTATTCAGACAATTCTGCGCCGTGAAGCATATCCGCATCCGTACGAGGCGTTGAAGGCCTTGACCCGCACTAATCAGGCTATTACGGAGGCTTCTATAAAGGAATTTATTGAAGGATTGAATGTAGATGAGGAAATAAAGAAAGAATTACGTGTGATTACTCCTCATACATATACAGGAATCTAA
- a CDS encoding DUF4488 domain-containing protein: MKKKYFITMLAAVLLAVTGATAQKKASFKPADLKGIWQLCHYVSEIPDVPGTLKPSNTFKVLSDDGRIVNFTLIPGKDAIITGYGTYIQLTDNSYRESIEKNIHLPMLDNKDNVLEFEMGEGGLMHLKYFISKDLNGNELNCWYHETWKRVTMPSVFPEDIVR, from the coding sequence ATGAAGAAGAAGTATTTCATTACCATGTTGGCAGCAGTGCTGTTGGCGGTAACAGGAGCGACAGCGCAGAAGAAGGCGAGTTTCAAACCTGCGGATTTGAAAGGTATCTGGCAGCTGTGTCACTATGTATCCGAAATTCCGGATGTTCCCGGTACTTTGAAGCCCAGTAATACATTCAAGGTATTGAGCGATGACGGGCGTATCGTCAATTTCACTCTTATTCCCGGCAAAGATGCTATAATCACCGGATATGGTACCTATATCCAGCTGACGGACAATAGCTATCGGGAAAGTATTGAGAAGAATATTCACCTGCCCATGCTGGATAATAAAGATAATGTCCTGGAGTTTGAGATGGGAGAAGGCGGGCTTATGCATCTGAAATATTTTATTTCTAAAGATTTGAACGGCAATGAATTGAACTGTTGGTATCATGAAACCTGGAAGCGGGTAACGATGCCGTCTGTATTCCCTGAAGATATTGTTCGTTAA
- a CDS encoding DUF5043 domain-containing protein has protein sequence MKTIFFFICISLCSTYIYAQTNYYAVTKTFNENGYTYQCDVAASKTVTLYNKSNKLLFTTQSYKNTGETFSQTDEGIVLLQYDAWTRAERLSIVNAAFSASEKQRVKGHELIITMCINSDTGKVDEVEFSFMNFGTYATIPISVYRKIETDLKEKVWYIPTEEGKKLNYIYYWWAQEPQ, from the coding sequence ATGAAAACTATATTCTTTTTTATATGCATATCACTTTGTAGTACATATATATATGCACAGACAAATTATTATGCTGTAACTAAAACATTCAATGAAAATGGTTACACCTACCAATGCGATGTGGCAGCGTCAAAGACAGTCACACTCTATAACAAGAGTAACAAATTACTCTTTACCACTCAAAGTTACAAAAATACAGGAGAAACTTTCTCACAAACAGATGAAGGTATCGTTTTACTCCAATATGACGCATGGACACGAGCAGAGCGCCTTTCCATTGTAAATGCTGCATTTTCCGCTAGTGAAAAGCAAAGAGTAAAAGGCCACGAACTCATAATAACAATGTGCATAAATTCAGATACCGGCAAGGTTGATGAGGTCGAATTTTCTTTCATGAACTTCGGTACTTATGCCACAATCCCTATCTCTGTTTACCGTAAAATCGAAACAGATTTGAAAGAAAAGGTCTGGTATATCCCTACTGAAGAGGGCAAAAAATTAAATTATATATACTATTGGTGGGCACAAGAGCCCCAATAA
- a CDS encoding sugar O-acetyltransferase: protein MNEVEKMRSSQLADMSAPEVQAKFEYAKKLLARMRKLSTYDEAYRGLLEDLIPGIPETSVVCPPFHCDHGDGIRLGEHVFVNANCTFLDGGYITIGAHTLVGPCVQIYTPQHPMDYIERRTPKEYAYPVTIGEDCWIGGGTVICPGVTIGDRCIIGAGSVVTKNIPDDSVAVGNPAKVIRRNISE from the coding sequence ATGAATGAAGTAGAGAAAATGCGTAGTTCGCAACTGGCGGATATGTCTGCCCCGGAAGTACAGGCAAAGTTTGAATATGCCAAGAAGTTGCTGGCAAGAATGCGGAAACTGAGTACTTACGATGAGGCTTACAGAGGATTGTTGGAAGACCTGATACCGGGAATACCGGAGACATCCGTTGTGTGCCCGCCTTTCCATTGCGATCATGGGGATGGTATCCGTCTGGGTGAACACGTATTTGTGAATGCAAATTGTACTTTTCTGGACGGAGGTTATATCACGATTGGTGCCCATACATTAGTGGGACCTTGTGTACAGATTTATACTCCACAACATCCGATGGATTATATAGAACGTCGTACTCCGAAGGAATATGCCTATCCGGTGACGATAGGAGAGGATTGCTGGATTGGCGGTGGTACTGTAATTTGTCCCGGCGTAACAATTGGTGATCGCTGTATTATTGGGGCCGGAAGTGTGGTGACGAAAAATATACCCGATGATAGTGTGGCGGTAGGAAATCCGGCGAAGGTGATCAGAAGGAATATATCGGAATGA
- a CDS encoding pseudouridine synthase, whose amino-acid sequence MSTENENWRDDSSSEENSGNRFERENNYSRPSYNREGGDRPYRPRFNSESGERPQRAYSSDRPYRPRFNPNAEGGDRPQRSYGDRPSYNREGGDRPQRSYGDRPSYNREGGDRPQRPSYGNNSGGDRPYRPRYNSGDGGDRPQRPSYGGSSFGDRPQRPRFNSGDGQRSYNNDRPYRPRYNSGDGGDRPQRPYGGSSYGGSSYGDRPQRPRFNPDGGRGGYGRPQQRRTPDYDPNAKYSRKKQIEYKEQFTDPNEPIRLNKFLANAGVCSRREADEFITAGVVSVNGVVVTELGTKIKRADEVKFHDQMVSIERKIYILLNKPKDTVTTSDDPQARRTVMDLVKGACNERIYPVGRLDRNTTGVLLLTNDGDLASKLTHPKFLKKKIYHVHTDKNVTKADMEQIAAGIQLDDGEIHADAISYTDDVRRDEVGIEIHSGKNRIVRRIFESLGYKVVKLDRVFFAGLTKKGLRRGEWRYLSEQEVNYLRMGSFE is encoded by the coding sequence ATGAGTACAGAAAACGAAAATTGGCGTGACGATTCTTCCAGTGAGGAGAATTCAGGCAACAGATTTGAAAGAGAAAACAATTACAGCCGTCCGTCTTACAACCGTGAAGGTGGTGACCGACCCTATCGTCCGCGTTTTAACAGCGAGAGTGGCGAACGCCCACAGCGTGCTTACAGCAGTGATCGCCCGTATCGCCCGCGCTTTAACCCTAATGCTGAAGGTGGTGACCGTCCGCAACGTTCTTATGGTGACCGTCCGTCTTACAATCGTGAGGGTGGCGATCGTCCGCAACGTTCTTATGGTGATCGTCCGTCCTATAATCGTGAAGGCGGCGATCGTCCGCAGCGTCCTTCTTATGGAAATAACAGTGGTGGTGACCGTCCTTATCGTCCTCGCTATAATAGCGGTGATGGTGGTGATCGTCCGCAGCGTCCTTCTTATGGAGGCTCTTCTTTTGGTGACCGTCCCCAACGCCCGCGTTTCAATAGTGGTGACGGACAGCGTTCTTATAACAACGACCGTCCTTATCGTCCTCGCTATAATAGCGGTGATGGTGGTGATCGTCCACAACGTCCTTATGGTGGCTCTTCTTATGGAGGTTCTTCTTATGGCGACCGCCCGCAGCGTCCACGCTTCAATCCAGATGGTGGAAGAGGCGGATATGGTCGTCCCCAACAGCGCCGTACGCCGGATTATGATCCGAATGCAAAGTACAGCCGTAAGAAACAGATAGAATATAAGGAACAGTTTACGGATCCTAATGAGCCGATCCGTTTGAACAAGTTCTTGGCTAATGCAGGTGTCTGCTCTCGTCGTGAGGCAGATGAGTTCATCACGGCAGGTGTGGTTTCAGTAAATGGAGTAGTGGTTACAGAACTCGGAACTAAGATCAAACGTGCTGACGAAGTGAAGTTCCACGATCAGATGGTGAGCATTGAACGTAAGATTTATATCTTGCTGAATAAGCCGAAAGATACTGTGACTACCTCGGATGATCCACAGGCACGTCGTACAGTGATGGATTTGGTGAAAGGGGCTTGCAATGAGCGTATTTATCCGGTAGGTCGTCTGGACCGTAATACTACAGGTGTGTTGTTGCTGACGAACGACGGTGACCTGGCTTCCAAACTGACACATCCGAAGTTCCTGAAGAAGAAGATTTATCACGTACATACAGATAAAAATGTGACGAAAGCTGATATGGAGCAGATTGCAGCCGGTATTCAGTTGGATGACGGTGAAATCCATGCAGATGCTATCAGTTATACGGATGATGTTAGACGGGATGAAGTGGGTATTGAAATCCACTCAGGTAAGAACCGTATTGTTCGTCGTATATTTGAGTCACTAGGTTACAAAGTAGTAAAACTCGACCGCGTATTCTTTGCCGGACTGACTAAGAAAGGCTTACGTCGTGGTGAATGGCGCTATTTGAGCGAACAGGAAGTAAACTACCTGCGCATGGGCTCTTTTGAGTAA
- the asnS gene encoding asparagine--tRNA ligase, whose product MEKISRTKIVDVLKREDFGAMVNVKGWVRTRRGSKQVNFIALNDGSTINNVQVVVDLANFDEEMLKDITTGACLSVNGELTESVGSGQKAEIQAREIEVLGTCDNTYPLQKKGHTLEFLREIAHLRPRTNTFGAVFRIRHNMAIAIHTFFHQKGFVYFHTPIITASDCEGAGQMFQVTTKNLYDLKKDEAGSIIYDDDFFGKQASLTVSGQLEGELAATALGAIYTFGPTFRAENSNTPRHLAEFWMVEPEVAFNDITDNMDLAEEFIKFCVKWALDNCADDVKFLNDMFDKGLIERLQSVLKESFVRLSYTDGIKILEEAVAKGHKFEFPVYWGVDLASEHERYLVEEHFKRPVILTDYPKEIKAFYMKQNEDGKTVRAMDVLFPKIGEIIGGSEREADYNKLLTRIDEMHIPMKDMWWYLDTRKFGTCPHSGFGLGFERLLLFVTGMANIRDVIPFPRTPRNAEF is encoded by the coding sequence ATGGAAAAGATTAGTAGAACAAAGATTGTTGACGTGTTGAAGCGCGAAGATTTCGGCGCTATGGTCAACGTGAAAGGCTGGGTTCGTACCCGCAGAGGTAGTAAACAAGTTAATTTTATCGCCCTGAATGACGGTTCTACAATAAATAATGTGCAGGTCGTAGTAGATTTGGCAAACTTTGATGAAGAGATGCTGAAAGATATTACCACCGGTGCCTGTCTGAGTGTGAACGGTGAATTGACGGAGTCAGTAGGCTCCGGTCAGAAGGCTGAGATTCAGGCTCGTGAGATTGAAGTGCTGGGTACTTGTGATAATACATATCCTTTGCAGAAGAAAGGTCATACGCTGGAGTTCCTGCGTGAGATTGCTCACCTGCGTCCCCGTACGAATACTTTCGGTGCAGTGTTCCGCATTCGTCATAACATGGCGATAGCTATCCATACTTTCTTTCATCAGAAAGGTTTCGTTTATTTCCATACACCTATCATCACGGCTTCTGACTGTGAAGGTGCCGGACAGATGTTCCAGGTAACGACGAAGAACCTTTATGATTTGAAGAAGGATGAAGCCGGTTCCATCATTTATGATGACGACTTCTTTGGTAAGCAAGCCAGTCTGACGGTTTCCGGACAGTTGGAAGGTGAACTTGCTGCTACGGCGCTGGGCGCTATTTATACGTTTGGTCCTACATTTCGTGCAGAAAACTCCAATACTCCACGCCATTTGGCTGAGTTCTGGATGGTGGAACCGGAAGTTGCGTTCAACGACATTACGGACAACATGGATCTGGCAGAAGAGTTTATCAAATTCTGTGTGAAGTGGGCTTTGGATAACTGTGCTGACGACGTGAAGTTCCTTAACGATATGTTTGACAAAGGCTTGATTGAACGTCTGCAAAGTGTATTGAAAGAATCCTTCGTACGTTTGTCTTATACGGATGGCATCAAGATACTGGAAGAGGCTGTTGCCAAAGGTCATAAGTTTGAATTCCCGGTATACTGGGGTGTGGACCTGGCTTCCGAGCACGAACGTTATCTCGTGGAAGAACACTTCAAACGTCCGGTTATCCTGACTGACTATCCGAAGGAAATCAAAGCGTTCTACATGAAGCAGAACGAAGATGGTAAAACTGTACGTGCAATGGACGTATTATTTCCGAAGATTGGTGAGATTATCGGTGGCTCCGAACGTGAAGCGGACTACAACAAGTTGTTGACGCGTATTGACGAAATGCATATTCCGATGAAGGATATGTGGTGGTATCTTGATACCCGTAAGTTCGGTACGTGCCCTCACTCTGGTTTTGGTCTGGGCTTTGAACGCTTGCTTTTGTTTGTGACGGGTATGGCGAATATTCGTGACGTAATACCTTTTCCGCGTACGCCACGTAATGCAGAGTTCTAG
- the carB gene encoding carbamoyl-phosphate synthase (glutamine-hydrolyzing) large subunit, giving the protein MEKNLKKVLVLGSGALKIGQAGEFDYSGSQALKALREEGISSVLVNPNIATIQTSEGIADQVYFLPVTTYFVEEIIKKERPDGILLAFGGQTALNCGAELYTSGVLAKYGVRVLGTSVEAIMYTEDRDLFVKKLDEINMKTPVSQAVESMEDAIAAAERIGFPIMVRSAYALGGLGSGICQDKEEFLKLAESSFAFSKQILVEESLKGWKEIEFEVIRDANDHCFTVASMENFDPLGIHTGESIVVAPTCSLTDEQVKMLQDLSTKCIRHLGIVGECNIQYAFNAETNDYRVIEVNARLSRSSALASKATGYPLAFVAAKIALGYTLDQIGEMGTPYSAYVAPQLDYLICKIPRWDLTKFVGVSREIGSSMKSVGEIMSIGRSFEEIIQKGLRMIGQGMHGFVGNDLHFDDLDRELSRPTDLRVFAIAEALENGYTIDRIFELTKIDPWFLGKLKNIVDYKLKLSQYNKVEDIPADVLRQAKVLGFSDFQIARFVLEPQGNMEKENLMVRARRKELGILPAVKRINTIASEHPELTNYLYMTYAVEGYDVNYYKNEKSVVVLGSGAYRIGSSVEFDWCSVNAVQTARRLGYKSIMINYNPETVSTDYDMCDRLYFDELSFERVLDVIDLEQPRGVIVSVGGQIPNNLAMKLHRQSVPILGTSPLSIDRAENRNKFSAMLDQLGIDQPAWQELTSLEDVKGFVEKVGYPVLVRPSYVLSGAAMNVCYDEEELENFLKMAAEVSKEYPVVISQFLQNTKEIEFDAVAQNGEVVEYAISEHVEFAGVHSGDATLVFPAQKIYFATARRIKKISRQIAKELNISGPFNIQFLARNNEVKVIECNLRASRSFPFVSKVLKRNFIETATRIMLDAPYTRPDKSAFDIDWIGVKASQFSFSRLHKADPVLGVDMSSTGEVGCIGDDFSEALLSAMIATGFQIPQKGVMFSSGAMKSKVDLLESSRMLFNKGYKIYATAGTAAFLNAHGVGTEAVYWPDERPDAENNVMKMIAEHKFDLIVNIPKNHTKRELTNGYRIRRGAIDHNIPLITNARLASAFIEAFCELKLEDIAIKNWQEYK; this is encoded by the coding sequence ATGGAAAAGAATTTGAAGAAAGTGTTGGTCTTGGGCTCAGGTGCACTCAAGATCGGTCAGGCCGGGGAGTTCGACTATTCCGGTTCGCAGGCATTGAAGGCTCTGCGTGAAGAAGGTATCAGTTCAGTGTTGGTGAACCCAAATATTGCTACTATCCAAACATCGGAAGGTATTGCAGATCAGGTTTATTTCTTGCCTGTAACCACTTATTTCGTAGAAGAAATCATCAAGAAAGAACGTCCTGATGGTATTCTGTTGGCTTTCGGTGGCCAGACGGCTCTGAACTGCGGTGCCGAGTTGTACACAAGCGGTGTGTTGGCTAAGTACGGTGTGCGCGTATTAGGAACTTCGGTAGAAGCTATCATGTATACGGAAGACCGTGATCTCTTCGTGAAGAAGCTGGACGAGATCAATATGAAAACTCCCGTCAGCCAGGCTGTAGAAAGTATGGAAGATGCAATTGCAGCTGCTGAACGTATCGGTTTCCCGATTATGGTTCGTTCCGCTTATGCACTGGGCGGTTTGGGTAGCGGTATCTGCCAGGATAAAGAAGAGTTCCTGAAGCTGGCCGAAAGCTCTTTCGCTTTCTCTAAACAAATTCTTGTAGAAGAGTCTCTGAAAGGTTGGAAAGAAATTGAGTTCGAGGTTATCCGCGATGCTAACGACCACTGCTTCACGGTGGCAAGCATGGAAAACTTCGACCCGCTGGGTATCCATACGGGAGAGTCAATCGTAGTGGCTCCGACTTGTTCGCTGACTGACGAGCAGGTGAAGATGTTGCAAGATCTTTCTACGAAGTGTATCCGTCATCTGGGCATCGTGGGCGAATGTAACATTCAGTATGCATTTAATGCGGAAACTAATGACTACCGTGTGATTGAGGTGAATGCTCGTCTGTCGCGTTCTTCTGCTTTGGCTTCTAAGGCTACGGGTTATCCGTTGGCATTCGTTGCCGCTAAGATTGCATTAGGCTATACGCTCGATCAGATTGGCGAAATGGGTACTCCGTATTCAGCGTATGTAGCTCCGCAACTGGATTATCTGATTTGTAAGATTCCTCGTTGGGACTTGACGAAGTTCGTAGGTGTATCCCGTGAAATCGGTTCCAGCATGAAGTCTGTAGGTGAAATCATGTCTATCGGACGTTCTTTCGAGGAAATCATCCAGAAAGGTCTGCGTATGATCGGTCAGGGTATGCACGGATTTGTAGGCAACGACTTGCACTTCGATGATTTGGATCGTGAGCTCTCACGTCCTACTGACTTGCGCGTGTTCGCTATCGCTGAGGCCTTGGAGAATGGCTATACGATAGACCGCATCTTCGAACTGACCAAGATTGATCCCTGGTTCCTTGGCAAGTTGAAGAACATTGTTGACTATAAGTTGAAACTTTCCCAATATAATAAGGTGGAAGATATTCCGGCCGACGTATTGCGTCAGGCAAAAGTATTGGGCTTCTCTGACTTCCAGATTGCGCGTTTCGTGCTCGAACCGCAAGGCAATATGGAGAAAGAAAATCTGATGGTGCGTGCACGTCGTAAAGAATTGGGTATCCTGCCGGCTGTAAAACGCATCAATACGATTGCTTCCGAGCATCCTGAACTGACTAACTACCTGTACATGACGTACGCCGTTGAGGGTTATGACGTGAACTATTACAAGAATGAAAAGTCAGTGGTTGTACTGGGTTCCGGCGCTTACCGTATCGGGTCTTCCGTAGAGTTCGACTGGTGTTCGGTAAATGCTGTGCAAACTGCACGTAGGCTGGGTTACAAGTCCATCATGATTAACTACAATCCCGAAACCGTATCTACGGACTATGATATGTGCGACCGTCTTTACTTCGATGAGCTGTCTTTTGAGCGTGTACTCGATGTTATTGACCTGGAACAGCCGCGCGGTGTAATCGTATCTGTAGGCGGACAGATCCCGAACAATCTGGCAATGAAACTGCATCGTCAGTCAGTGCCCATCCTGGGAACTTCTCCTCTTTCTATCGACCGTGCTGAAAACCGTAATAAGTTCTCCGCTATGCTCGACCAACTGGGTATCGACCAGCCGGCTTGGCAAGAGCTTACCAGCCTGGAAGATGTGAAAGGTTTCGTTGAGAAAGTGGGTTATCCGGTACTGGTTCGTCCGTCTTATGTACTTTCGGGTGCTGCGATGAACGTATGTTACGATGAAGAAGAATTGGAGAACTTCCTGAAAATGGCTGCCGAAGTTTCTAAAGAATATCCGGTGGTGATTTCTCAGTTCTTGCAGAATACAAAGGAAATCGAATTTGATGCTGTTGCTCAGAATGGTGAAGTAGTGGAATATGCAATTTCCGAGCACGTGGAGTTTGCCGGTGTACACTCCGGTGACGCTACATTGGTATTCCCTGCACAGAAGATTTACTTTGCTACGGCACGTCGTATCAAGAAGATCAGCCGTCAGATTGCAAAGGAACTCAATATCTCCGGTCCGTTCAATATTCAGTTCCTGGCACGTAACAATGAGGTGAAGGTAATCGAATGTAACCTTCGTGCTTCACGTAGTTTTCCGTTCGTGTCTAAGGTGCTGAAGCGTAACTTTATTGAAACTGCTACCCGCATCATGCTGGATGCTCCTTATACCCGTCCTGACAAGTCGGCATTCGATATCGACTGGATTGGTGTGAAAGCTTCTCAGTTCTCTTTCTCCCGTTTGCACAAGGCAGACCCGGTACTGGGTGTAGATATGTCTTCTACCGGTGAAGTAGGCTGTATCGGTGATGACTTCTCCGAAGCATTGCTGAGTGCCATGATTGCTACCGGCTTCCAGATTCCTCAAAAGGGAGTGATGTTTTCTTCCGGTGCCATGAAATCGAAAGTAGATTTGCTGGAGTCCAGCCGCATGCTCTTCAATAAAGGATATAAGATTTATGCAACGGCAGGCACAGCCGCTTTCCTGAATGCTCATGGAGTGGGCACTGAAGCTGTTTACTGGCCCGATGAACGTCCTGATGCAGAGAACAACGTGATGAAGATGATTGCCGAACACAAGTTCGATTTGATTGTCAACATTCCGAAGAATCATACGAAGCGTGAATTGACGAACGGTTACCGTATCCGTCGTGGTGCTATCGACCATAATATTCCGTTGATAACGAATGCTCGTTTGGCAAGTGCTTTCATCGAAGCATTCTGCGAACTGAAGTTGGAGGATATTGCTATCAAGAATTGGCAGGAATATAAGTAA